In Trichoderma asperellum chromosome 1, complete sequence, a single window of DNA contains:
- a CDS encoding uncharacterized protein (CAZy:GH31), whose amino-acid sequence MGEQVAPLRHLPGYVATYWNVDPANPWYRNEYGSHPIYLDTRFYSPTDAEQTKGYTHGVFWRNAHGLESILGTQNLTWRAIGGSIDLYIMDGPKPTDVISQYLNHVAGLPAMQQYWTLGYHQSAWGMHDWGVVQNSIDEFAKNNIPLETMWVDIDYMHNNQDFSMDPDRFSPEQGKAILGRLHANGQHFVPIIDAGIYYPPANESENTPYSRGHERDVFIKNPDGSEYVGQHWPGPVVWADFHNPAATDWWAGEFSRLHEMLDFDGIWIDLNEPASQCDGSCGNPPAKSTTGQADSRNLDNPPYKIYNVKDGLGEGTMAMNATHSDGVVAYDVHNAFGHSILHATNIALSRLSPKRPFIIGRSTFAGSGQYAGHWGGDNFAAWDNMAVSIPMGIKMSIYGIPMYGVDTCGFFWDVSTELCGRWMQLSAFFPFYRNHYSSGSLPHEPWRWADVAQYSRDAIAIRYSLLPYMYTLFHHASTAGDTVLRALSWEFPDDPSVVAVDTQMMLGPAVMVLPVLTQGATSVSGVFPGKEPWYDWYERKAVPSEWQGSRATVSAPQGHIPVYIRGGSILPLQQPGNTTRDSRRNPWDVLVALDQHGEASGNLYLDDGESADQPATKKVLLEAGSRSLTIDVKGNFEAQDGVTPLASISIMGVPSLQAKPKFNGKVAKSYSYDSDKKMLNVFNLEQSTTGGAWRRAWTLTW is encoded by the exons ATGGGTGAGCAGGTTGCCCCCCTGCGTCACCTGCCCGGTTACGTTGCGACTTATTGGAACGTGGATCCAGCAAACCCCTGGTACCGTAACGAATATGGCAGCCACCCAATCTACCTCGACACAAGGTTCTATTCTCCCACGGATGCCGAGCAGACCAAGGGTTATACCCATGGGGTATTCTGGCGTAATGCCCACGGCCTGGAATCAATCTTGGGCACTCAGAATCTTACGTGGAGGGCTATCGGAGGAAGCATCGACCTGTACATCATGGATGGCCCTAAACCTACGGATGTCATATCACAATACCTTAACCACGTGGCGGGCCTTCCTGCCATGCAGCAATACTGGACTCTTGGTTACCATCAGAGCGCCTGGGGAATGCATGATTGGGGCGTCGTTCAGAACAGCATTGACGAGTTTGCTAAGAACAACATCCCATTGGAAACCATGTGGGTCGATATTGACTACATGCACAACAATCAAGACTTTAGTATGGACCCGGATAGGTTTTCTCCcgagcaaggcaaggcaataCTTGGTCGGCTGCACGCCAACGGTCAACATTTTGTCCCCATCATCGACGCTGGCATCTACTACCCTCCGGCCAACGAATCCGAAAACACTCCCTATTCTCGTGGCCATGAGCGCGATGTGTTCATCAAGAACCCCGACGGTTCAGAATACGTTGGTCAACATTGGCCAGGCCCCGTAGTCTGGGCTGATTTCCATAACCCGGCAGCTACAGATTGGTGGGCTGGTGAATTCTCCCGTCTGCACGAGATGCTCGACTTTGACGGCATTTGGATAGACTTGAACGAGCCCGCGAGTCAATGTGATGGGAGCTGTGGCAACCCTCCGGCGAAGTCGACGACGGGTCAAGCCGACAGCAGGAACTTGGACAACCCCCCTTACAAGATATACAACGTAAAAGACGGTCTTGGCGAAGGGACAATGGCAATGAATGCTACGCACTCGGACGGTGTCGTCGCCTACGATGTGCACAATGCCTTTGGCCATTCCATCCTTCACGCCACCAACATTGCCCTGTCAAGACTCAGCCCCAAACGCCCGTTCATCATCGGACGGTCGACCTTTGCTGGCTCCGGGCAGTACGCCGGTCACTGGGGCGGCGACAATTTCGCCGCCTGGGACAACATGGCTGTCTCAATTCCCATGGGCATCAAAATGTCCATCTACGGCATTCCCATGTACGGTGTCGACACGTGTGGCTTTTTTTGGGATGTGAGCACCGAGCTATGCGGTCGATGGATGCAACTCTCCGCGTTTTTCCCCTTCTACCGAAACCACTACTCATCTGGCAGTCTCCCTCATGAGCCATGGA GATGGGCTGACGTCGCCCAATATTCGCGGGATGCAATCGCTATTCGGTATTCATTGCTCCCTTACATGTATACGTTGTTCCACCACGCTTCGACAGCAGGTGACACTGTCCTACGTGCGCTCTCCTGGGAGTTCCCCGATGACCCCTCCGTCGTCGCTGTTGACACACAAATGATGCTTGGTCCGGCTGTCATGGTGTTGCCCGTTCTCACTCAAGGCGCAACTTCTGTCAGTGGTGTCTTCCCAGGCAAGGAACCTTGGTATGACTGGTATGAGCGCAAGGCTGTCCCATCTGAGTGGCAAGGCTCTAGGGCTACCGTATCGGCCCCGCAAGGTCATATACCAGTGTACATTCGCGGAGGGAGCATCCTTCCGCTACAGCAGCCTGGTAATACCACGAGGGATAGCCGGCGGAACCCTTGGGATGTGCTCGTGGCCCTCGACCAGCATGGCGAGGCATCAGGAAATTTGTACTTGGATGACGGAGAGAGCGCCGATCAACCTGCAACGAAAAAGGTGCTCTTGGAAGCTGGGTCGCGCAGCCTCACCATTGATGTGAAGGGAAATTTTGAGGCCCAGGATGGCGTGACCCCGCTGGCCAGCATCAGTATCATGGGTGTTCCTTCGCTCCAAGCCAAACCCAAATTCAACGGCAAGGTCGCCAAGTCATACAGCTACGATTCTGACAAGAAAATGTTAAACGTCTTCAATTTGGAGCAGTCGACAACTGGTGGAGCTTGGCGGCGTGCCTGGACTTTAACATGGTAG
- a CDS encoding uncharacterized protein (EggNog:ENOG41): MDDISNLKLPKWVSSTKWHTGPYSDIAPSRSDLSATGKNVVVTGAGTGIGKAVAIAFAEAGAESITILGRRVDKLKSSVVAISSAAQPHTQILYRAADLSDRKQVDDALAEIAEAVGKIDIFVNNAGALSPIEPVAKYNAATFMKAFEMNVLTSLNAIQAFMPLAGADPILLNISAGLTHTQPMPGMSAYAASKTAQLKMVEYFAAENPELHVVNIHPGIIATEIFGPDSKVKGQDEVELPGHFCVWLASKEARFLKGKFVWANWDVPELLQRADEIRDLKLLTVGLAGVAM, from the exons ATGGACGACATCAGTAACCTCAAGCTCCCAAAATGGGTCTCCTCCACCAAATGGCACACAGGGCCATATTCAGACATCGCCCCTAGTCGTAGCGATCTCTCCGCTACTGGCAAGAATGTCGTCGTCACTGGTGCCGGGACGGGCATTGGGAAAGCCGTTGCCATTGCATTCGCAGAAGCCGGAGCAGAGAGCATCACCATTCTTGGAAGGCGGGTGGACAAGCTAAAAAGCAGCGTCGTTGCGATATCATCTGCAGCACAGCCTCATACCCAAATCCTCTATCGAGCAGCAGATCTATCGGATCGTAAACAGGTGGATGATGCACTTGCGGAAATTGCAGAGGCAGTGGGCAAAATCGACATCTTTGTAAATAATGCAGGAGCCTTGTCACCAATAGAGCCGGTGGCGAAATACAACGCAGCCACCTTTATGAAGGCATTTGAGATGAATGTCCTCACCTCGCTTAATGCTATTCAGGCATTCATGCCCCTCGCAGGCGCCGACCCGATCCTGCTTAACATATCAGCCGGCCTTACTCACACTCAGCCAATGCCTGGCATGTCGGCATATGCGGCGAGTAAGACGGCGCAGCTTAAAATGGTTGAGTATTTTGCTGCAGAGAACCCCGAGTTACACGTTGTCAATATTCATCCTGGGATAATTGCGACGGAAATTTTCGGCCCAGATTCCAAGGTGAAGGGCCAGGATGAAG TGGAATTACCAGGGCATTTCTGTGTATGGCTCGCTTCAAAAGAGGCGAGATTCTTGAAAGGAAAGTTTGTTTGGGCTAATTGGGATGTTCCTGAGCTACTCCAGCGGGCTGACGAGATTCGCGACTTGAAGTTACTTACGGTCGGTCTGGCTGGAGTGGCCATGTAA